A stretch of the Clostridium fungisolvens genome encodes the following:
- a CDS encoding zinc ribbon domain-containing protein: protein MKTCIACGMPMETVEDFASKDERKDYCKYCARPDGAMQSYEEKLSSLTNFIIKTQGLDTNVANEVAKSMMAKLPAWQK, encoded by the coding sequence ATGAAAACTTGTATCGCATGTGGAATGCCTATGGAAACAGTCGAAGATTTCGCTAGTAAAGATGAACGAAAGGATTATTGTAAATATTGTGCACGTCCTGATGGAGCAATGCAATCTTATGAGGAAAAACTTAGTTCATTAACTAACTTCATAATCAAAACTCAGGGATTAGACACTAATGTTGCTAATGAAGTTGCAAAATCAATGATGGCTAAGCTTCCAGCTTGGCAAAAATAA
- a CDS encoding TetR/AcrR family transcriptional regulator produces MVYKSSKETQERKDLKKKHILETAIKVFSVNGYHGTTVKDVVEAADISVGTFYFYFKNKEDLFDTLYDDVSEEFFNALINSLDNINKEIDLGFSKAIAFFLKVIELNKPLARILLIEAVGLNPRFEKRRYEITQKYVSYTSNYFEQMKQAGILKTPDVKICSLAFIGTLYNVIMEWLQSDAPNSLTNYAYALTIYNLQALGITYDDKNVKQGIEDVLKNISIQC; encoded by the coding sequence ATGGTTTACAAAAGTTCAAAGGAAACACAAGAAAGAAAAGACTTAAAAAAGAAACATATTCTTGAAACTGCAATAAAAGTTTTCTCAGTAAATGGCTATCATGGAACTACAGTTAAAGATGTAGTTGAAGCTGCAGATATATCAGTAGGAACCTTTTATTTCTATTTCAAAAACAAAGAAGACTTGTTTGACACACTTTATGATGATGTATCTGAAGAGTTTTTTAATGCTTTAATTAATTCTTTAGATAATATAAACAAAGAGATTGATTTAGGTTTTAGTAAGGCTATAGCTTTCTTTCTAAAGGTAATTGAGTTAAATAAGCCTCTAGCAAGAATTCTGCTTATTGAAGCAGTTGGTCTAAACCCTAGGTTTGAAAAGAGGCGATATGAGATAACCCAGAAGTATGTCAGCTATACTTCAAATTATTTCGAACAAATGAAGCAAGCAGGAATTCTTAAAACCCCTGATGTTAAGATATGTTCTTTAGCCTTCATTGGTACACTCTATAACGTAATTATGGAATGGCTTCAGAGTGATGCTCCTAATAGCTTAACAAACTATGCCTATGCACTCACAATTTATAACCTTCAAGCCTTAGGAATCACTTATGATGATAAAAATGTAAAACAAGGGATAGAGGACGTTCTTAAGAATATATCAATCCAATGCTAA
- a CDS encoding TetR/AcrR family transcriptional regulator, with amino-acid sequence MTENKRQIQKRETRSKLIEIAMEQFSLNGILSTRTIDIAKAAKVSHGTVFSHFPTQEELLIAVINEFGNKIATRLHELVSEESTLEDLLKAHITALSEFEAFYTRLIIERRLLPVEVRNVYISINSTISHHISLAAEREISLGNIRPLSIDLLYNTWVGLLHYYLTNGDLFSPNKSVLKNYGTQLLHHYINLIKI; translated from the coding sequence ATGACAGAAAATAAAAGACAAATTCAAAAAAGAGAAACTAGAAGCAAGTTAATAGAAATAGCAATGGAGCAGTTTAGCTTAAATGGTATTTTATCAACAAGGACCATAGATATTGCAAAGGCTGCTAAAGTGTCTCACGGCACTGTGTTTTCCCACTTTCCTACTCAAGAAGAGCTACTTATAGCTGTTATCAATGAATTTGGCAATAAGATTGCAACTCGTCTACATGAGTTGGTCAGTGAAGAAAGCACTTTAGAGGATTTATTAAAAGCACATATAACTGCGTTATCAGAGTTTGAAGCTTTTTATACTAGACTGATAATCGAAAGAAGACTTTTACCTGTAGAAGTTCGTAATGTGTATATTAGCATCAACTCAACTATTTCTCATCACATTAGTTTAGCTGCTGAAAGAGAAATATCTCTTGGAAACATACGTCCTCTTTCTATTGATTTACTTTATAACACTTGGGTTGGATTACTACACTACTATTTAACCAATGGTGACCTTTTCTCACCCAATAAGTCTGTACTAAAAAACTATGGAACACAATTATTACATCATTACATTAACTTGATAAAAATATAA
- a CDS encoding MMPL family transporter, producing the protein MRKMLKFRWVLLALWIIATVLFTINQPNLKQILNQKGQASISDDSPSKQASEMINKMGTSRGDTAIFVFTDPNKLTDDEMKDIEKGIQSLNDKKDSLKINGIMDPFGTPEAKDQMISKDGTTLIAQVTYEKGTRDSETIISGFTDALKDVKTTHYITGELAINNDYLAATNKGVDKSAFITVGFILVVLMIMFRSIITPFVSLLAVGVSYLCSMGIIGILINAFNFPITSLTQMFVILVLFGIGTDYNILLFNRFKEELGHGLSIDDAIVTTYKTAGKTVIYSGLTVFMAFASLTFVSFPIYRSANAVAIGIAVLLIELVTLTPLLMKLLARKLFWPSHNVSGHKENKLWEKVTSASVKHPAISIILVAAIITPVIAFNSTKLSFDSLKDLSADTPSVKGFNLIADKMGRGKAMPTTVVIENKDAMDNNEDLAVIDSLTEKLKNLKGIEQVSSVTQPKGDAIENFYTNSQTKTVVNGLGSANSGVGQINDGLKKIDSSLTTPDFSSVKELSTGTGAIQNGMGAVTDGLKKIIDGIDQGANGADKLTAGISGLKGGVAQINGGLQTIHDNLATIQQGYAGIGQFYNALPTQISSLKQFITAMNASVDSLATKVPANDPDISTLRGTLATLSATLDGLSGKVSEFNGTYNQLTTGLAALNQGLNQIIASTGANSQLVQGITQLEQGEAGLADGLRKGNAGQKTIIDNMAKLQDGAGKIKDGQDKLYEGLNKLTGGLTQLKDGIGKSSDGLGSIYDGINKTNDFLTQLTNGTKSFFIPKEAFEKSDLTKMFDAYMSSDRKITKLTINLDSDPYAKESIKTIDEINELVKNELKGSKLTDAKFGVAGPTATTNDLNSIATHDITLTQIIVLGAIFVLLVIVIRSFWIPVYIVGSLVAAYYTAISVTAFLTSKLFSNVDGMSWNVPFFSFVVIAALGVDYSIFLMTRFKEYPNTDPKEAIILAAKNVGGVVMSAAIILAGTFATLYPSNIHVLMELAICVVTGLFLLSVVLLPVVIPALISIQEKITTKSSETSFNSDSIDNEYIA; encoded by the coding sequence ATGAGAAAGATGCTAAAATTTCGATGGGTTTTGTTAGCTCTATGGATAATTGCAACAGTTTTATTTACCATAAATCAACCTAACCTAAAGCAGATATTAAATCAAAAGGGTCAAGCTTCAATAAGTGATGATTCGCCATCAAAGCAAGCATCAGAGATGATAAACAAAATGGGAACTTCAAGAGGTGACACAGCTATATTTGTGTTTACTGATCCAAATAAACTAACTGATGACGAAATGAAGGATATCGAAAAAGGTATACAAAGCCTTAACGATAAGAAAGATTCACTAAAAATAAACGGCATAATGGATCCTTTCGGGACTCCTGAAGCTAAGGATCAAATGATTTCTAAAGATGGCACTACTCTAATAGCTCAAGTTACCTATGAAAAAGGTACTAGAGATAGTGAAACCATAATAAGTGGCTTTACAGATGCTTTGAAAGATGTTAAGACAACTCACTATATAACTGGTGAACTAGCTATAAATAATGATTACTTAGCTGCTACTAATAAAGGGGTAGATAAAAGTGCCTTCATTACTGTAGGTTTTATATTAGTAGTACTAATGATAATGTTCCGTTCAATAATCACTCCTTTTGTATCCTTACTTGCAGTTGGTGTTTCCTATCTTTGTTCTATGGGTATAATAGGAATATTAATCAATGCTTTCAACTTTCCTATAACAAGCTTAACACAAATGTTCGTAATTCTTGTGTTGTTTGGAATAGGTACGGATTATAATATATTACTATTTAATAGATTCAAAGAAGAATTAGGACATGGTCTATCAATAGATGATGCTATAGTTACAACTTATAAAACTGCTGGAAAAACAGTTATATATAGTGGACTTACAGTATTCATGGCATTTGCTAGTTTAACTTTTGTTAGCTTCCCAATATACCGTTCAGCTAATGCTGTAGCTATTGGTATAGCAGTTCTATTAATTGAACTTGTGACTTTAACTCCACTGCTTATGAAGCTACTTGCTAGAAAGCTATTCTGGCCTTCACATAATGTTTCAGGTCATAAAGAGAACAAGCTTTGGGAAAAGGTTACTTCAGCTTCAGTTAAACATCCTGCTATATCTATAATACTGGTGGCTGCTATAATAACTCCAGTAATAGCATTTAATAGTACAAAGCTATCCTTTGATAGTCTTAAAGATCTAAGTGCTGATACTCCTTCTGTTAAAGGCTTCAATCTAATTGCAGACAAGATGGGCAGAGGTAAAGCAATGCCTACTACTGTAGTTATCGAAAACAAAGATGCTATGGATAACAATGAAGACTTAGCAGTTATAGATTCTCTAACAGAAAAACTTAAGAACTTAAAGGGTATCGAGCAGGTTTCAAGTGTTACTCAACCAAAGGGAGATGCTATAGAGAACTTCTATACAAACTCTCAAACAAAGACTGTAGTAAACGGGCTAGGCTCTGCTAATAGTGGTGTAGGCCAAATAAATGATGGATTGAAAAAAATAGACAGTAGTCTTACCACTCCTGATTTTTCAAGTGTTAAAGAACTTTCAACTGGTACAGGTGCAATCCAAAACGGTATGGGTGCAGTTACAGATGGTCTTAAAAAGATAATCGACGGTATAGATCAAGGGGCTAATGGTGCCGATAAACTTACTGCAGGTATTTCAGGACTTAAAGGTGGAGTTGCTCAGATAAATGGAGGACTTCAAACTATACATGATAACCTTGCTACAATTCAACAAGGATATGCTGGTATCGGACAATTTTATAATGCTCTACCGACTCAAATATCATCGCTTAAACAATTTATTACAGCAATGAACGCTTCAGTAGATTCACTTGCAACAAAGGTTCCTGCTAATGATCCTGATATCTCTACCCTTAGAGGCACACTTGCTACTCTTTCAGCTACTTTAGATGGGCTTTCAGGAAAAGTATCTGAATTTAACGGAACCTATAATCAACTAACTACTGGATTAGCAGCTCTAAATCAAGGCTTAAATCAAATCATAGCTAGCACAGGGGCAAATTCACAATTAGTTCAAGGAATAACTCAATTAGAACAAGGTGAAGCTGGACTAGCAGATGGTTTAAGAAAAGGTAATGCTGGTCAAAAGACTATAATTGATAACATGGCAAAATTACAAGATGGTGCTGGGAAGATAAAAGATGGCCAAGATAAATTATATGAAGGTTTAAACAAATTAACTGGCGGTTTAACCCAGTTAAAAGATGGTATAGGTAAGAGCAGTGATGGTTTAGGCTCAATATATGATGGTATAAATAAAACTAATGATTTCTTAACACAATTGACAAACGGAACAAAGAGTTTCTTTATCCCTAAGGAAGCTTTTGAAAAATCAGACCTTACAAAAATGTTTGATGCTTATATGTCTAGCGATAGAAAAATAACTAAACTTACTATAAATCTTGATTCAGATCCATATGCAAAAGAATCTATTAAAACAATTGATGAAATAAATGAATTGGTAAAGAATGAGTTAAAAGGCTCAAAGCTTACAGATGCTAAGTTTGGGGTAGCTGGTCCAACAGCAACTACTAATGATCTAAATAGTATAGCAACCCATGATATAACTCTTACCCAAATAATAGTGCTTGGTGCTATATTTGTACTACTAGTTATAGTAATAAGATCCTTCTGGATACCTGTATATATAGTTGGTTCCCTTGTTGCAGCTTACTATACAGCAATTTCAGTAACAGCATTCTTAACATCAAAGTTATTTAGTAACGTAGACGGAATGTCTTGGAACGTACCATTCTTCTCCTTTGTAGTAATCGCTGCCCTAGGAGTTGACTATAGTATATTCCTTATGACACGTTTTAAAGAATATCCAAATACAGATCCAAAGGAAGCAATAATCCTTGCCGCTAAAAATGTAGGAGGTGTTGTAATGTCTGCAGCAATAATCCTTGCAGGTACCTTCGCTACATTATATCCATCAAATATACATGTTCTTATGGAACTAGCTATTTGCGTAGTTACTGGATTGTTCCTACTAAGCGTTGTATTACTTCCGGTAGTTATTCCTGCTCTAATATCAATACAGGAAAAGATAACTACAAAATCATCTGAAACAAGCTTTAATAGCGATTCAATAGATAACGAATATATAGCATAA
- a CDS encoding GerAB/ArcD/ProY family transporter, with protein sequence MKRYFFYIVLINSFTNIIIFLPEIILPAVNEGGLLSIFLSLPFGTIMMYIFLKTLIRFPNKTLSEILEITCPRWVQITIMLLFGPAWYISGLLMLSSTLDMTNTFMDPHTSTYLLLLLYVFLIIYAIRMKGTTLLYVLEIFMLFISPTIIFIYVKGVTDPFFCFDACVETVSNLFTLPKLSVFAVTTYSFTGYTDMVVFNKYYKGTYPLKLLWIFPITEFLLMSFAFLIPLGFLGTQNVDNYNFPWITSADCMLIKTGIIERTLFIYLLIYLVTSLVNIIIHWHVSLDIFKQLFKNQLKLKNTKLANLFILCVFAVIPFFYKHFVPQIKSELVVKLWLSLRLFMEFFLVMFLVFVTYNAHKKGRI encoded by the coding sequence ATGAAACGATACTTTTTTTATATTGTTTTAATTAATTCATTTACTAATATAATTATATTTCTTCCTGAGATTATTCTACCAGCCGTGAATGAGGGAGGCTTACTATCTATTTTTCTGTCTCTTCCTTTTGGCACTATTATGATGTACATTTTTTTGAAGACACTTATTAGATTTCCCAATAAAACTTTATCTGAAATCCTAGAAATAACGTGCCCTCGTTGGGTTCAAATAACCATTATGCTATTATTTGGTCCAGCTTGGTATATTTCAGGCTTGTTGATGCTATCTTCTACTTTAGATATGACAAATACCTTTATGGATCCTCATACATCAACATATTTGTTATTATTACTTTATGTGTTTCTAATTATTTATGCCATCAGAATGAAGGGTACAACATTACTTTATGTATTAGAGATATTTATGCTCTTTATAAGTCCTACAATTATATTTATATATGTAAAAGGAGTTACAGATCCTTTTTTCTGTTTTGATGCCTGTGTTGAAACCGTTTCAAATCTATTTACCTTACCAAAGTTATCAGTTTTTGCAGTAACAACTTATAGCTTCACTGGCTATACTGACATGGTTGTTTTTAATAAATATTATAAAGGTACATATCCACTTAAGCTTCTTTGGATATTTCCAATAACAGAGTTCCTTTTGATGTCATTTGCTTTTCTGATTCCTCTTGGCTTTCTTGGAACACAAAATGTTGATAACTATAACTTTCCCTGGATTACCTCTGCAGATTGCATGCTTATTAAAACTGGTATAATTGAACGTACTTTATTTATTTACTTATTAATTTACCTTGTAACTTCATTGGTAAATATAATTATTCATTGGCATGTTTCCTTAGATATATTTAAGCAATTATTTAAAAATCAGCTCAAATTAAAAAACACTAAATTAGCAAACCTCTTTATATTATGTGTTTTTGCTGTTATCCCTTTTTTCTACAAACACTTTGTGCCACAAATAAAGAGTGAACTTGTGGTTAAACTTTGGCTTTCACTTCGATTGTTCATGGAATTTTTCCTTGTTATGTTTTTAGTTTTTGTGACATATAATGCTCATAAAAAGGGGCGAATTTGA
- a CDS encoding epoxyqueuosine reductase, with product MSDINGSNKLKQDIINKAKEMGANIIGFASVDRWDEFKETSPEYFPQNIWPETKSIIVLGIQIFLPMLETTPSIVYSELYNTTNRLLDETAYKLANYLNTLGHRAFYFPRDGYGDISILVKKPAAAFSHVLAGKYAGLGTIGYNHTLLTKEFGPRVRLVSVLTDAVIEPDELLNKDLCIKCEMCKRCCPASVYTTTETLIANMDKKKCAEYHSKLKDAYAYPCGVCIKVCPIGEDRKIYGNNAKKYLNEKQALATCEGIEEYAGWIHARNHGSKEVKSE from the coding sequence ATGTCTGATATAAATGGAAGTAATAAATTAAAACAAGATATTATAAATAAAGCTAAGGAAATGGGGGCAAATATTATAGGCTTTGCTTCAGTGGATAGATGGGATGAATTTAAAGAAACATCGCCAGAGTATTTTCCGCAAAATATATGGCCTGAAACGAAGTCAATAATTGTTTTAGGAATACAAATATTTTTGCCAATGCTTGAAACTACACCTTCTATAGTTTACTCGGAATTATATAATACAACTAATAGATTATTAGATGAAACAGCCTATAAGCTAGCGAATTATTTAAATACATTAGGGCATAGAGCCTTTTATTTTCCAAGAGATGGGTATGGAGACATATCTATATTGGTGAAGAAACCAGCGGCTGCCTTTTCACATGTATTGGCAGGAAAGTATGCAGGACTTGGAACTATAGGTTATAACCATACTTTATTAACTAAAGAATTTGGACCTAGAGTTAGATTGGTATCTGTTTTAACTGATGCTGTAATAGAGCCGGATGAACTTTTAAATAAGGATCTTTGTATTAAATGTGAAATGTGTAAGAGATGCTGTCCAGCTAGTGTTTATACTACTACAGAAACACTTATAGCAAATATGGACAAGAAAAAATGTGCGGAATACCATTCAAAGCTTAAGGATGCCTATGCGTATCCCTGCGGTGTATGTATAAAAGTATGTCCTATAGGTGAGGACAGGAAAATATATGGAAACAATGCTAAAAAGTATTTGAATGAAAAACAGGCACTAGCAACTTGTGAAGGAATTGAAGAATATGCAGGATGGATTCATGCTAGAAATCATGGTTCAAAGGAAGTTAAATCTGAATAA
- a CDS encoding SDR family oxidoreductase, protein MKSPNNPCDLPTSFPPQHQPQQPGIEFVMNPRPEFQPPPDCVLREKKLLDKVALITGGDSGIGRSVALAFAKEGADIAIVYLNEHIDAKETKEMIEQLGRKCIAIAIDISKEKNCKIAVQMVLEHFNKIDILVNNAGVIYPHYNFEDITDSELEWLFHVNVFSYFYFSKAVLPHMKPGSCIINTSSIASFIPYGIAIDYEASKGAITSFTQSLAKNLIRRGIRVNSVAPGEVWTPLIPAAFTAEATASWGSETPMGRSAQPYEIAPAYVYLASDESSYMTGQTIHVYS, encoded by the coding sequence ATGAAGTCACCTAATAACCCTTGTGATTTACCAACTTCTTTTCCGCCACAACATCAACCACAGCAACCTGGAATTGAATTTGTAATGAATCCAAGACCAGAATTCCAGCCCCCACCTGATTGTGTACTAAGAGAAAAAAAGCTTTTAGACAAGGTGGCATTAATAACTGGTGGAGACAGTGGTATAGGCAGATCAGTAGCCTTAGCCTTTGCAAAAGAAGGAGCAGATATTGCTATAGTTTACTTAAACGAACATATAGATGCAAAAGAAACAAAAGAGATGATAGAACAGTTAGGCAGAAAATGCATAGCCATTGCAATTGATATTTCTAAAGAAAAGAATTGCAAAATTGCTGTACAAATGGTGCTAGAGCACTTTAACAAGATAGATATATTGGTAAACAATGCTGGTGTCATCTATCCTCATTACAATTTTGAAGACATTACCGATAGTGAACTAGAATGGCTTTTTCATGTAAATGTGTTTTCGTACTTTTATTTCTCTAAAGCAGTGCTTCCTCATATGAAGCCAGGCAGTTGCATCATTAATACCTCTTCAATAGCCTCATTTATTCCTTATGGAATAGCTATAGATTATGAAGCATCAAAAGGTGCAATTACATCCTTTACTCAGTCTTTAGCAAAAAACTTAATTCGAAGAGGTATACGTGTTAATAGCGTTGCTCCAGGTGAGGTTTGGACACCATTAATTCCAGCTGCTTTTACAGCAGAAGCAACTGCTTCATGGGGATCTGAAACTCCCATGGGAAGATCTGCCCAACCTTATGAAATAGCTCCAGCCTATGTCTATTTAGCCTCTGATGAATCTAGTTATATGACAGGTCAAACTATTCATGTGTATTCTTAA
- a CDS encoding Ger(x)C family spore germination protein: MRKYKLLILIFYINLIITGCAFKDIDKRFFVVSMGIDQSEKSANSYLVTLKLAVPNTEPKRGESNFIMFTQEADNISQAVGLIKSKVDKELDFSHLKVILFDKKLASADMRIPIDWLVRRRDVPKSTLVGIGSPSANATIGEKIYFERVPSNALILSLDRSGTVTNYITTQYLFDLERRRTELGLDPILPIIESDKSNKDGDIKNRTNSYTINQLALFEKKNSLKIKLILNPEETKLYNLIASSHTRVNFHVNYPQSNFVFDINDCKCKYKFETNNKDITNINLKLTATGSIEEIIGNLKANNIKRCEEEAELFLQERIQALLEKIQSNEVDPLGLGLHYRARHLNAYNSNEWEDWQKLYHSLQFNVKVDIKLKSTGITK, translated from the coding sequence ATGCGAAAATATAAATTACTAATTTTAATTTTTTACATAAACTTAATTATAACTGGATGTGCATTTAAAGATATAGATAAAAGATTTTTTGTAGTTAGCATGGGAATTGATCAATCAGAAAAATCTGCTAACTCATATTTAGTAACATTAAAGTTAGCAGTCCCAAACACTGAGCCTAAAAGAGGTGAATCTAACTTTATAATGTTCACTCAAGAAGCAGACAATATTTCACAAGCAGTAGGTCTTATCAAGTCAAAAGTAGATAAAGAATTAGATTTTAGCCACTTAAAAGTAATCCTCTTTGACAAAAAACTTGCTTCGGCTGATATGAGAATTCCTATAGATTGGCTTGTGCGAAGAAGAGATGTACCAAAGAGTACCTTGGTTGGTATAGGTAGCCCTAGTGCAAATGCAACCATAGGAGAAAAGATTTATTTTGAACGCGTACCCTCTAATGCTTTAATTTTATCTTTAGATAGATCAGGTACAGTAACAAATTACATTACCACACAGTATTTATTTGATTTAGAAAGACGTCGTACAGAACTAGGATTAGATCCAATACTACCAATTATTGAGTCAGATAAAAGTAATAAGGATGGCGATATCAAAAACAGGACTAATAGCTATACCATAAATCAACTTGCTCTTTTTGAAAAAAAGAATTCTTTAAAAATCAAATTAATTCTAAATCCTGAAGAAACAAAATTATATAATTTAATTGCATCCTCACATACTAGAGTTAATTTCCATGTAAATTATCCACAATCTAATTTTGTTTTTGATATAAATGATTGTAAATGTAAATATAAGTTTGAAACAAATAATAAAGATATAACTAATATTAACCTAAAACTAACTGCTACAGGCTCTATAGAAGAAATCATAGGAAACTTAAAAGCAAATAATATTAAAAGATGTGAAGAAGAAGCTGAGCTATTTTTACAAGAAAGAATTCAAGCCTTGTTAGAAAAAATTCAAAGTAATGAGGTTGATCCACTGGGTTTAGGATTGCATTATCGAGCAAGACATTTAAATGCATACAATAGCAACGAATGGGAGGATTGGCAAAAGCTTTATCATAGCCTACAATTCAATGTGAAGGTTGATATTAAATTGAAATCAACTGGTATTACAAAATAG
- the gpmA gene encoding 2,3-diphosphoglycerate-dependent phosphoglycerate mutase: MKKLVLIRHGESLWNLENKFTGWTDVDLSENGLIEARKAGKILKENGFTFDVAYTSVLKRAVRTLWIILHEMDLMWIPIHNSWKLNERHYGALQGLNKQETAEKYGEEQVHKWRRFVDVRPPELSKDDPRYPGHEIKYKGLSEEQLPLTENLADTEKRVLQDWFQEIVPALKEDKKVIIAAHGNTLRALVKYLDNISSDGIASLNIPTGTPLVYELNDDLTPIRHYYLSLDGKLPEMAIPKDINESKQLVGKV, from the coding sequence ATGAAGAAATTAGTTTTAATAAGACATGGAGAAAGTCTTTGGAATTTAGAGAATAAATTTACTGGGTGGACAGATGTAGATTTATCAGAGAACGGGCTTATTGAGGCAAGAAAAGCAGGTAAAATACTTAAGGAGAACGGATTTACTTTTGATGTTGCATATACTTCAGTATTAAAGAGAGCTGTAAGAACCTTGTGGATAATACTTCACGAAATGGATCTAATGTGGATACCTATCCATAATTCTTGGAAGCTTAACGAAAGACACTACGGTGCGCTTCAAGGGTTAAATAAACAAGAAACTGCTGAAAAGTATGGAGAAGAGCAGGTTCATAAATGGAGAAGATTTGTTGATGTTAGACCACCAGAACTTAGTAAAGATGATCCAAGATATCCTGGTCATGAGATAAAATATAAAGGATTGTCAGAAGAGCAATTACCACTAACAGAGAACTTAGCTGACACTGAAAAGAGAGTGTTACAGGACTGGTTTCAGGAAATTGTTCCTGCTTTAAAAGAAGATAAGAAGGTTATAATAGCTGCTCATGGTAATACTTTAAGAGCTTTGGTTAAATATTTAGATAATATATCTAGTGACGGTATAGCAAGTCTTAACATACCAACAGGAACACCTTTGGTATATGAACTTAATGACGATCTAACTCCAATTAGACATTACTATCTATCATTAGACGGAAAGCTTCCAGAAATGGCAATTCCTAAAGATATTAATGAAAGCAAACAATTAGTAGGAAAAGTATAA
- a CDS encoding spore germination protein — protein MLNQEETLKIADWLKDTLQNSFDIEFRHLEFNEIKADFLYITSICDRLVIQQNIITSFFRSKDLLEYRNYLISFPKSLESTDRQLILDKLLQGSVAVFLENAVLLFDAKNFLESSIAESQIETVVQGPKDALRENLDTNLNIIRQRYPTKDLKIELRQFGTLNTLGAIIYNNSIVNTEALEELKTCLQKLSNKYTESVQQLHKYLMKHNSSIFPIVLLTDRPDRIISTLNEGKISIIIEGSSFAMILPSVFFDFMSSMEDVYQLPAISKALLTLRYLGLFIAIILPGFYVGMTSYNPELFKFQLALSIAGNRVSVPYPSFVEVISMLLMTEILSESSSRLPKVVGPAATTVGGLIIGQAASEAGLISNIMVIIVSAVAISTFLIPINSFNYSIRIIKYPLLILSIFFGLNGIIVGIIAVTLYIANIRSFGRPYLQLFSKKTTK, from the coding sequence ATGTTGAACCAAGAAGAAACTTTAAAAATAGCAGATTGGCTAAAAGATACATTGCAAAATTCTTTTGATATAGAGTTCCGTCATTTAGAATTCAATGAAATAAAGGCTGATTTTCTGTACATTACTAGCATTTGTGACAGGCTTGTCATCCAGCAAAATATAATAACATCATTTTTTAGAAGCAAAGATCTTCTGGAATATAGAAACTATCTTATTTCATTTCCTAAAAGTTTAGAATCAACTGATAGGCAACTTATATTAGATAAGCTACTTCAGGGATCAGTAGCTGTATTTCTAGAAAATGCAGTTTTACTTTTTGATGCAAAGAACTTTCTAGAAAGTTCTATAGCAGAATCTCAAATTGAAACTGTTGTTCAAGGACCTAAGGATGCTCTTAGGGAAAATTTAGATACAAATTTAAATATTATAAGACAACGCTACCCAACAAAAGATTTAAAAATTGAGTTAAGACAATTTGGGACCTTAAATACTCTAGGTGCAATTATATACAACAACAGTATAGTAAATACCGAAGCCTTGGAAGAGTTGAAAACTTGTCTTCAAAAACTATCTAATAAATATACTGAATCAGTACAACAGTTACATAAATATTTGATGAAGCATAATTCATCAATATTTCCAATTGTACTACTGACTGATAGACCAGATAGGATAATTAGTACCCTTAATGAAGGTAAAATATCGATAATTATTGAAGGTTCTTCTTTTGCTATGATTCTACCATCAGTATTTTTTGATTTTATGTCATCAATGGAAGACGTATATCAATTACCTGCTATAAGTAAAGCTCTTTTAACATTAAGATACCTAGGATTATTTATAGCAATCATATTACCAGGTTTCTACGTAGGGATGACCTCATATAATCCTGAACTTTTTAAATTCCAATTGGCACTTTCTATTGCTGGTAACAGGGTTAGTGTTCCTTATCCATCATTTGTAGAGGTTATTTCAATGTTATTAATGACTGAAATACTATCCGAATCTAGTTCAAGACTTCCTAAAGTAGTAGGGCCAGCGGCAACAACAGTTGGTGGATTAATAATTGGTCAGGCAGCCTCTGAAGCAGGTTTAATTAGCAATATAATGGTTATTATTGTATCCGCAGTTGCAATATCTACTTTTCTTATACCAATTAATTCCTTCAACTATTCTATAAGAATTATTAAATATCCATTGTTAATACTATCCATATTTTTTGGATTGAACGGCATAATCGTTGGTATAATTGCGGTAACCTTATATATAGCAAACATAAGAAGTTTCGGACGACCTTACTTACAGCTGTTTTCAAAAAAAACTACAAAATAA